The following are encoded together in the Populus trichocarpa isolate Nisqually-1 chromosome 5, P.trichocarpa_v4.1, whole genome shotgun sequence genome:
- the LOC18098689 gene encoding nuclear transcription factor Y subunit B-4, with product MDDEQDRLLPIANVGRMMKKILPPTAKISKEAKQTMQECATEFVSFVTGEASDKCQKENRKTVNGDDICWALISLGFDDHAEAMVRYLHKYREAERERSTNQHKASGTDQGEESNHESKQPKQPIEAPNNGVEFRVLEKGNSSSFTNPS from the coding sequence ATGGATGATGAGCAAGATAGATTGTTGCCTATTGCCAATGTGGGTCGGATGATGAAGAAAATCCTGCCACCAACTGCCAAGATTTCCAAAGAAGCAAAACAAACCATGCAAGAATGTGCGACAGAATTTGTAAGTTTTGTAACTGGTGAGGCATCTGATAAGTGTCAGAAAGAGAACCGCAAGACAGTGAACGGAGATGACATCTGTTGGGCTCTCATTTCTCTAGGGTTTGATGACCATGCAGAGGCTATGGTAAGGTACTTGCATAAATATAGAGAGGCTGAAAGAGAGAGATCCACTAACCAACATAAAGCTTCTGGCACTGACCAAGGTGAAGAATCCAACCATGAAAGTAAGCAGCCAAAGCAACCAATTGAAGCTCCTAATAACGGAGTAGAATTTAGGGTTCTTGAGAAGGGCAACAGCAGCTCTTTCACAAATCCTTCCTGA